A single window of Vicia villosa cultivar HV-30 ecotype Madison, WI unplaced genomic scaffold, Vvil1.0 ctg.000029F_1_1_3, whole genome shotgun sequence DNA harbors:
- the LOC131622369 gene encoding oligopeptide transporter 3-like, with protein sequence MALSIMMSLVWKVDVQLPWWGMLFAFALAFVVTLPISVIQATTNQQPGYDIIAQFMIGYILPGKPIANLLFKIYGRISTVHALSFLSDLKLGHYMKIPPRCMYTTQLVWLVFQVASFLYCTAVMNK encoded by the exons ATGGCACTATCCATAATGATGTCTTTGGTGTGGAAAGTGGATGTACAACTTCCATGGTGGGGTATGCTCTTTGCTTTTGCCTTAGCTTTTGTTGTAACCCTCCCAATTAGTGTCATCCAAGCAACTACCAACCAG CAACCTGGATATGACATTATAGCACAGTTCATGATTGGGTATATCCTTCCTGGAAAACCAATTGCAAACTTGCTCTTTAAGATTTATGGGAGAATCAGCACCGTCCACGCGCTCTCTTTCTTGTCAGATCTCAAGCTCGGGCACTACATGAAAATCCCTCCTCGTTGCATGTACACAACACAGTTGGTTTGGTTGGTGTTTCAAGTGGCCAGCTTCTTATATTGCACAGCAGTGATGAACAAATAA
- the LOC131622384 gene encoding CASP-like protein 4A2, which translates to MKNTSSRNSDSSSHFDSPHSPLRFRSSPLSDGGDPFHSTENSPENDNSRAIVIIEPSLQYSQVAAPIPDSEHRNPPPNDHPAVVVNRAMRTDPPPSATNLGHTVPGGGREDSGGRSRPRTSTPTTTAWSKSDVTTGKVALGFRLSEVVLCLISFSVMAADKTQGWSGDSFDRYKEYRYCLSMTVIAFVYAGFQACELAYQLTKGKHIINHHLRFHFDFFMDQVLAYLLISSASSAATRVDDWQTNWGKDEFTEMASASIAMAFLAFFAFAISSLISGYILCNRYP; encoded by the exons ATGAAGAACACATCGTCGAGGAACTCCGATTCCTCCTCTCACTTCGACTCACCTCACTCTCCTCTCCGATTCCGATCCTCTCCATTATCCGACGGCGGCGATCCTTTCCACTCCACCGAAAACTCACCGGAAAATGATAATTCCAGAGCCATCGTAATCATCGAACCTTCATTACAATACTCTCAAGTCGCAGCACCTATACCGGATTCCGAACACCGGAACCCGCCGCCGAATGACCACCCGGCGGTGGTGGTTAACAGAGCCATGAGGACTGATCCTCCTCCTTCCGCAACGAATCTAGGCCACACCGTCCCCGGAGGAGGCCGTGAAGACAGCGGAGGAAGGAGCAGACCCAGGACAAGCACGCCGACGACTACGGCATGGTCGAAAAGTGATGTAACGACGGGAAAGGTGGCGTTAGGGTTCCGATTGAGCGAGGTGGTGCTTTGCCTGATTTCGTTTTCTGTTATGGCTGCGGATAAGACTCAAGGTTGGAGCGGTGACTCATTTGATCGCTACAAAGAATACAG GTATTGTTTGTCTATGACAGTTATAGCTTTTGTATATGCCGGTTTTCAAGCTTGTGAATTGGCCTATCAACTTACAAAGGgaaaacacataatcaatcaccaCTTGCGTTTTCATTTTGATTTCTTCATGGATCAG GTTCTGGCATATCTTTTGATATCATCGGCGTCATCAGCGGCCACAAGGGTTGATGACTGGCAAACAAATTGGGGAAAAGATGAATTCACTGAGATGGCAAGTGCTTCTATTGCAATGGCCTTTCTTGCTTTTTTTGCCTTTGCTATTAGCTCGCTTATCTCCGGTTACATCCTATGTAATCGCTACCCTTAG